One genomic segment of Mycoplasmopsis agalactiae PG2 includes these proteins:
- a CDS encoding TIGR04554 family membrane protein, with product MSDLLGSSGLSNDINSVAGKTWTALGAVGLVGALIAVILLSVAVFLFRSKFADKKSLILPVIGYVLALLGIILAAVAINKNTNPGFGTLLSDKDPVATIKGTAISGLVFGVLSLLLSIVTFIKLKKQ from the coding sequence ATGTCAGATTTATTAGGTTCATCAGGTTTAAGTAACGATATCAATAGTGTTGCTGGTAAAACATGAACAGCATTAGGTGCTGTAGGATTAGTTGGAGCATTAATAGCAGTTATCCTACTTTCAGTTGCTGTATTTCTATTTAGAAGCAAATTTGCAGATAAGAAAAGCTTAATACTACCTGTAATAGGATATGTATTAGCTTTATTAGGCATAATTTTAGCAGCTGTAGCTATTAATAAAAACACAAACCCAGGCTTTGGCACTCTATTATCAGATAAAGACCCAGTAGCTACAATCAAAGGAACAGCAATTTCAGGACTTGTATTCGGTGTTCTATCATTATTATTGTCAATTGTAACATTTATTAAATTGAAGAAACAATAA
- a CDS encoding alpha/beta fold hydrolase, translated as MSKSKIVYDYSYYFKDNNSEQNIIFCHGFNSKHTALELFSSQHQKFNYYALQFPGSNLTKPVKNHKISVIYYAKLLIDFINKNNIKNITLIGKSMGAATAVLAYKTRPELFEKLILITPINKTQLNLDVWKDKKYLSSNFDEYLNNFVPLIYYNWESLQNDSNWVSAAKSKFNTNYYNNEWVKTLDKELTSTKIHNEIEQAYLSVKIPTLIVLADSDKLIDCQTSQIYFDEIIPIAKIEVIKDSAHMVYKEKSYLLNSIIEKFISE; from the coding sequence ATGTCTAAATCAAAAATTGTTTATGACTATTCATATTACTTTAAAGACAATAATAGTGAGCAAAATATTATATTTTGCCATGGTTTTAATTCAAAACATACAGCTTTAGAATTGTTTTCTAGCCAGCATCAAAAATTTAATTATTATGCTTTGCAGTTCCCGGGCTCTAATTTGACTAAGCCTGTTAAAAATCATAAAATTTCAGTGATTTACTATGCTAAATTATTAATAGATTTTATTAACAAAAATAATATTAAAAATATTACTCTTATAGGTAAATCAATGGGAGCAGCAACTGCTGTATTAGCCTATAAAACAAGGCCTGAGTTATTTGAAAAATTAATTTTAATAACTCCAATTAATAAAACACAATTAAATTTGGATGTATGAAAAGATAAAAAATATCTTTCTTCAAATTTTGATGAATATCTAAATAACTTTGTTCCTTTAATTTACTATAACTGAGAATCGTTACAAAATGATAGTAACTGAGTCTCTGCGGCTAAATCAAAATTTAATACAAATTATTACAATAATGAGTGGGTTAAAACTCTAGATAAAGAATTAACAAGCACTAAAATTCACAATGAAATAGAACAAGCATACTTGTCGGTAAAAATTCCGACTTTAATAGTATTGGCTGATAGTGACAAGCTTATAGATTGCCAAACGAGTCAAATTTATTTTGATGAAATTATTCCTATTGCAAAAATAGAAGTAATAAAAGATTCTGCACATATGGTGTATAAAGAAAAAAGTTATTTGCTTAATAGCATAATTGAAAAATTTATAAGTGAATAA
- a CDS encoding MAG1450 family lipoprotein → MKKFKFMAFAIVAFIPPIPLIMAGCNNKSNNNSHNDGKNPKENKLDSVIKITDLGELAKKDIENIKSALIAKNSELNLTELSIEISEKENKAVIKAKDKNASYSGEVVVTFSVKNSKNEETTTDAKTKLQFETKVKEVSSNITKAHESVKSTVTGTDANSKVDNDKFKNAFPAAQKIMTESKKEIDKLEKDLNSFDTKVKQELSGSLSKVKNQFDAAKLEIDSIAEKHEQQNNPVTAQEAWDALRALWPRVKLVVINVPTFKEVIEHIKKHDEFKKYAHLISLSSKSKPDDRPSVTKPIYIDVKDNSQTIRFSGSFA, encoded by the coding sequence ATGAAAAAATTTAAATTTATGGCGTTTGCTATTGTTGCTTTCATACCGCCTATCCCATTAATAATGGCTGGATGCAACAATAAGAGCAATAATAATAGTCACAATGACGGCAAAAATCCTAAAGAGAATAAATTAGACTCAGTAATTAAAATTACTGATTTAGGTGAGTTGGCTAAAAAAGATATTGAAAACATTAAAAGTGCTTTAATTGCAAAGAACAGTGAACTAAATTTAACTGAATTGTCCATTGAAATAAGTGAAAAAGAAAATAAAGCTGTAATTAAAGCAAAAGATAAAAATGCATCATACTCGGGCGAAGTAGTTGTTACTTTTAGTGTTAAAAATTCTAAAAATGAAGAGACAACAACTGATGCAAAAACCAAATTACAATTTGAAACAAAAGTAAAAGAAGTAAGCTCAAATATTACTAAGGCACATGAAAGTGTTAAATCAACTGTAACAGGTACAGACGCAAATTCAAAAGTTGATAATGACAAGTTCAAGAATGCTTTTCCAGCTGCTCAAAAAATAATGACTGAATCAAAGAAAGAAATCGATAAGTTAGAAAAAGATTTAAATTCTTTTGACACAAAAGTAAAACAAGAATTATCAGGTTCTTTATCAAAAGTTAAAAATCAATTTGATGCTGCTAAGCTTGAGATAGATAGTATTGCTGAAAAACATGAACAGCAAAATAATCCTGTTACTGCTCAAGAAGCCTGAGATGCACTTAGAGCATTATGACCAAGAGTAAAATTAGTTGTTATTAATGTGCCAACATTTAAAGAAGTTATTGAGCATATTAAAAAGCATGATGAATTTAAAAAATATGCTCATTTAATTTCACTCTCTTCAAAAAGCAAGCCAGATGATCGCCCATCGGTTACCAAACCCATCTATATAGATGTTAAGGATAACTCTCAAACAATTAGATTTAGCGGCTCTTTTGCCTAA
- a CDS encoding DEAD/DEAH box helicase family protein, producing MQLSNTQNKAVSKIIDKYDQDKKKILEFQAPTGSGKTFMIINVIDKLITEYPDEKFTFAIATLSSADLPKQMLMNFADYKQYLYNSHIISIELQESPSSNSKSNKAKDQHFQILAKQNNVLILGTQSFGKGRIFTEQGIINFYLSQIENEGYKLVYIRDEAHIGGETSGKYKSSYVDLDEDIDFNVQLANTKKDEQRFELLMQNAAHFIIKMTATPKGKNELVQIRPDDLLEDDLILLKHKSHFNYGLDESNSEILDDAQILKTAINKFKLIQKEYLNDPLLKTINPAMLIQIKSEQKVRSEEFAKDINDIINIIKESGLTYVKYFGSNDIETNIRLANRSLKSISKNNSDVDVVIFKIGPATGWNIPRACMLVQLRKVCSPSLSTQTIGRIMRNPNPEFIKDQNHIGLQYYYYSNIENKSNNRITYRLKDEFKSEQFKVAYIDKEVVKTKIKNPSYYENIIKTIDFRHIYRELKKYQEYYKTNGYINYGTERFGSKTYVNLKIFNSIELELRKELFLAKNKMYFNTEIIEQLEQLFHNNIMHLAKDNENSDELHNLLSKNLFWLIVEQDFLNDIKKGYYKELSQNNNDGVYKVKLKSLPVVNDLVYSEIDQNRYLDIEGKAYAYVNSTAEKKESNYFDSETEVEFAILVNKYIHTWNENINYKVQLWTKNPVFDGIYVEYFKQNNEVARSFPDFIFRIVDRQTNKTIHDFYIEVKSDNDINEEKSNQLIDAYHKYMSYIDSENQNKDMTLLLVNLKKAKCKGTATRVRYSGYSSISEINDIIAENKQHTELSTLTTFFEIVIKNAK from the coding sequence ATGCAATTAAGCAATACACAAAACAAAGCCGTTAGTAAAATAATTGATAAATATGATCAAGACAAAAAGAAAATATTAGAATTCCAGGCTCCAACAGGCTCTGGCAAGACATTTATGATAATAAATGTTATCGATAAATTGATAACTGAATATCCAGATGAAAAGTTTACTTTTGCTATTGCAACACTTTCATCAGCAGACTTGCCTAAGCAAATGCTCATGAATTTTGCTGACTATAAGCAGTATTTATATAACTCTCATATTATATCTATTGAACTGCAAGAATCTCCATCTTCAAATTCCAAAAGCAATAAGGCAAAAGACCAGCATTTTCAAATTTTAGCTAAGCAAAATAATGTATTAATTTTAGGCACTCAGTCATTTGGTAAGGGTAGAATTTTTACTGAACAAGGTATAATAAACTTTTATTTATCACAAATTGAAAATGAAGGCTACAAACTAGTTTATATAAGGGATGAAGCCCATATCGGTGGTGAAACCAGTGGCAAATATAAATCTAGCTATGTTGACTTGGATGAAGATATAGATTTTAATGTTCAATTAGCAAACACAAAAAAAGATGAGCAGAGATTTGAACTGCTTATGCAAAATGCAGCTCATTTTATTATAAAAATGACTGCAACGCCGAAGGGTAAAAATGAACTAGTTCAAATAAGGCCTGATGACTTATTAGAAGATGACCTCATCCTACTAAAACATAAGTCCCACTTTAACTATGGATTAGATGAATCTAACAGTGAAATTTTAGATGATGCACAAATTTTAAAGACAGCAATTAACAAATTTAAGTTAATTCAAAAAGAATATCTTAACGATCCTTTGCTTAAGACTATAAATCCTGCTATGCTTATTCAAATAAAAAGTGAGCAAAAAGTTAGATCTGAAGAATTTGCTAAAGATATAAATGACATTATTAACATAATCAAGGAAAGTGGCTTAACTTATGTTAAATATTTTGGCTCAAATGATATTGAGACAAACATAAGGCTTGCAAATAGGAGTCTAAAATCAATTTCAAAAAATAATTCTGATGTCGATGTTGTTATATTTAAAATCGGTCCCGCCACTGGCTGAAATATACCTAGAGCATGTATGCTAGTGCAGTTAAGAAAAGTATGTTCTCCAAGCCTGAGTACACAAACAATAGGCAGAATAATGCGTAATCCAAACCCAGAATTTATAAAAGATCAAAATCATATAGGCCTACAATATTACTATTATTCAAACATTGAAAATAAGTCTAATAATAGAATAACTTATAGACTAAAAGATGAGTTTAAAAGCGAGCAATTTAAAGTTGCTTATATTGATAAAGAGGTTGTTAAAACCAAAATTAAGAATCCTTCATATTATGAAAATATAATTAAAACTATAGATTTTAGACATATATATCGTGAGCTTAAGAAATACCAAGAATACTATAAAACAAATGGATACATCAATTATGGTACAGAAAGATTTGGCTCTAAAACTTATGTTAATTTAAAAATTTTCAACAGCATTGAGCTAGAATTAAGAAAAGAATTGTTTCTTGCTAAAAACAAGATGTACTTTAATACAGAAATAATTGAACAACTAGAACAATTATTCCACAATAACATTATGCACTTAGCTAAAGATAATGAAAATTCTGATGAATTGCACAACTTACTTTCAAAAAATTTATTCTGACTAATAGTAGAGCAAGATTTTTTAAATGATATTAAAAAGGGCTATTACAAAGAATTGAGCCAAAATAATAATGATGGAGTTTACAAAGTAAAATTAAAGTCACTTCCTGTAGTAAATGATTTAGTTTATTCAGAAATTGATCAAAATAGATATTTAGATATAGAAGGCAAAGCATATGCATATGTAAATAGCACAGCAGAGAAAAAAGAGTCTAACTACTTTGATTCTGAAACTGAGGTTGAATTTGCTATATTAGTTAATAAATATATACATACATGAAACGAAAATATCAATTACAAAGTGCAGCTTTGAACAAAAAATCCTGTTTTTGATGGAATTTATGTTGAATATTTTAAGCAAAACAATGAAGTTGCAAGATCATTCCCTGACTTTATATTCAGAATTGTAGATAGACAAACAAACAAAACAATTCATGATTTCTACATAGAAGTTAAAAGTGACAATGACATAAATGAAGAAAAAAGCAATCAGCTAATTGATGCATATCATAAATATATGTCATATATAGATAGCGAAAATCAAAATAAGGATATGACATTGCTTCTAGTGAATCTAAAGAAAGCAAAATGTAAAGGAACAGCTACAAGAGTTCGCTATAGTGGTTATAGTTCTATTAGTGAGATAAATGATATTATTGCAGAAAATAAACAACACACTGAGCTTTCGACATTAACCACATTTTTTGAAATTGTTATAAAAAATGCTAAATAA
- the trmFO gene encoding methylenetetrahydrofolate--tRNA-(uracil(54)-C(5))-methyltransferase (FADH(2)-oxidizing) TrmFO has protein sequence MKRVRVIGAGISGSEACYQLLKRNYLVELFEVKSIKKNPIQTNDMFANLAYSDSFHSNEITSAKGLLKQEMRLLDSLIINAADYAKVANEPLLVDRYKFQEYITNYLRSHQNLKIIEKEYITIDDSVPTIIATGPLSSVNLENEIKNLVGESNFNLFDKVEPIVLKSSINLNYVQKSALDDKLFYCTLNKNEFEYLYNLIISAEIFVSPLPNEIKLLHDNGFRSIETVAKSSKNELKNLLQANEIRQTENTYATVLLREDDYNENFLRIVNFQTSIKIPWQNEIIKAVPALANALILRYGVMHKNDYINSANVLDDNFQLKSNPNIFFAGQLTGTDGYVEASASAIICAINVDRYLRNLPKAIPNNKTVIGSLCNYVLIANKEDFQPMEANWGLVESMNLVSYNNEGKKKLSDRAISEIKEFIKQNL, from the coding sequence ATGAAAAGAGTGAGAGTTATTGGCGCTGGTATTTCTGGAAGTGAAGCTTGTTATCAACTACTAAAACGTAATTATTTAGTTGAACTTTTTGAAGTAAAATCAATTAAAAAGAACCCTATTCAAACAAATGATATGTTTGCTAATTTAGCTTATTCTGATTCTTTTCACTCTAACGAAATAACTAGTGCTAAAGGTTTGCTAAAGCAAGAAATGCGCTTGCTTGATTCATTAATTATCAATGCAGCTGACTATGCTAAGGTAGCAAATGAACCACTATTAGTTGATAGATATAAATTTCAAGAATATATAACTAATTATTTAAGAAGTCATCAAAATCTTAAAATAATTGAAAAAGAGTATATAACAATCGATGATTCAGTACCTACTATCATTGCAACTGGTCCATTAAGCAGCGTTAACCTAGAAAATGAAATTAAAAACCTAGTTGGTGAATCTAACTTTAATTTATTTGACAAAGTCGAGCCAATAGTCTTAAAAAGTTCTATAAATTTAAATTATGTGCAAAAAAGTGCTTTAGATGATAAACTGTTTTACTGTACTCTTAACAAAAATGAATTTGAGTATTTATATAATTTAATTATTTCTGCTGAAATCTTTGTTTCACCCTTACCTAATGAAATTAAATTATTACATGATAATGGTTTTAGGTCGATTGAAACTGTTGCAAAAAGCAGCAAAAATGAACTTAAAAATCTATTACAAGCTAATGAAATAAGACAAACTGAAAACACTTATGCTACTGTTTTATTAAGAGAAGATGACTATAATGAAAATTTTCTAAGAATTGTAAATTTTCAAACAAGCATCAAGATCCCTTGACAAAATGAAATTATAAAAGCAGTGCCAGCATTAGCAAATGCGCTTATCTTAAGATATGGAGTTATGCATAAAAATGATTATATAAATTCAGCTAATGTCTTAGATGATAATTTTCAATTAAAATCTAATCCAAACATATTTTTTGCAGGCCAGCTTACTGGCACTGATGGATATGTAGAAGCAAGCGCTAGTGCTATTATATGTGCAATTAATGTTGATAGATACTTAAGGAATTTGCCTAAAGCAATTCCTAATAACAAAACTGTTATTGGTAGTTTATGCAATTATGTATTAATAGCAAATAAAGAAGATTTTCAACCTATGGAAGCTAATTGAGGACTAGTTGAAAGCATGAATTTGGTTTCATATAATAACGAAGGCAAAAAGAAGCTTTCTGATAGAGCAATCTCTGAAATAAAGGAATTTATTAAGCAAAATTTATAG
- the pyk gene encoding pyruvate kinase has translation MNLTDKRSKLVATIGPSSDNYNTMRSLIEAGATCIRVNFSHGSHEEHLNKFKIAKKISEDMHLPVSLILDTKGPEIRVGKMKGGAQFIPANTEIKIHTTEAKYKELEGDAKELSVSYDMSKDLNDGDYVLFDDGKLSAVVTKVAKGIVVVKTLNSHNLKTNKRINLPGVDFSLPFLSEKDINDVKFGISQGVNYIAASFVNSAKNVNDLRKLLIDNNASHIQIISKIESHLGIDNIDEIIEASDGIMVARGDLGLEIPYYDVPYFEKLMVRKCREAGKPVIIATQMLDSMETNPHPTRAEVTDVYYAIELGSDATMLSGETASGAHPLEAVITMSNINKRAENEFYDNTYYDVQLEEVRRKSNLKENKRARIAYEVANRARYGDYKFAVVLSRTGQLLKEVAKFRPNTIIIGILKDANMIGEFGITSSVWTSLDSIEYFDLIKENSDKALEILMPYGINKGDRIIVVENESIVEKQYN, from the coding sequence ATGAATTTAACAGACAAAAGAAGTAAATTAGTTGCTACTATTGGCCCTTCTAGTGATAACTATAATACAATGCGCTCCTTAATTGAAGCGGGTGCTACCTGTATTAGAGTTAACTTTAGTCATGGAAGCCATGAAGAGCATTTAAATAAGTTTAAAATAGCTAAAAAAATATCTGAAGATATGCACTTGCCTGTTTCGCTAATTTTGGACACTAAAGGTCCAGAAATTAGAGTTGGAAAAATGAAGGGTGGTGCCCAATTTATTCCAGCTAATACTGAAATTAAAATTCATACAACAGAAGCTAAATACAAAGAATTAGAAGGCGATGCAAAAGAATTATCAGTTTCATATGACATGTCTAAAGACCTAAATGATGGAGACTATGTTCTTTTTGATGATGGCAAGCTTTCTGCAGTTGTAACTAAGGTTGCTAAAGGCATTGTTGTAGTTAAAACTCTTAATTCTCATAATTTAAAAACAAATAAAAGAATTAATCTTCCTGGAGTTGATTTTAGCTTGCCATTTTTATCTGAAAAAGACATTAATGATGTTAAATTTGGAATTTCACAAGGGGTTAATTATATAGCTGCTTCATTTGTAAATTCAGCTAAAAACGTTAATGATTTAAGAAAGCTATTAATTGATAATAATGCAAGCCATATTCAAATAATTTCTAAAATTGAAAGCCACTTAGGAATTGATAATATTGATGAAATTATAGAAGCGTCAGACGGAATCATGGTAGCTAGAGGAGACTTAGGTTTAGAAATCCCTTATTATGATGTGCCATATTTTGAAAAGTTAATGGTTCGTAAATGTCGTGAAGCTGGCAAGCCAGTTATTATAGCTACACAAATGCTTGATTCAATGGAAACCAATCCGCATCCAACTAGAGCAGAAGTTACTGATGTTTATTATGCAATTGAATTAGGCTCTGATGCTACTATGCTTTCGGGCGAAACAGCTTCTGGTGCTCATCCTTTAGAAGCTGTTATTACAATGTCAAATATTAATAAGCGTGCTGAAAATGAATTTTATGATAACACCTACTATGATGTGCAGCTTGAAGAAGTTAGAAGGAAATCTAACTTAAAAGAAAACAAAAGAGCTAGAATTGCATATGAAGTGGCTAATAGAGCCCGTTATGGCGATTATAAATTTGCTGTTGTTTTATCAAGAACAGGCCAATTATTAAAAGAAGTAGCAAAATTTAGACCAAATACTATCATCATTGGAATATTAAAAGATGCTAATATGATAGGGGAATTTGGTATAACTTCTAGTGTGTGAACTTCGTTAGATTCAATAGAATACTTTGACTTAATTAAAGAAAACAGTGATAAAGCATTAGAAATATTAATGCCATATGGCATAAACAAAGGCGATAGAATTATTGTTGTAGAAAACGAAAGCATTGTTGAAAAACAATATAATTAG
- a CDS encoding 2-hydroxyacid dehydrogenase, producing the protein MNVIFFGIKEVEFPIFEKVKEKYKDLKLTAVTEVISKERIHLVDGMDCVVVRENDVVNREILELLKAKGINYVFTRTAGFDHMDLAAGHELGIKMARVPSYSPTAIAELAFSYAHQLSRRSLHFGYKAHKKDFTVDDFGFAKELRSSTVLIMGTGKIGYESAKMFKSFGAKVLGYDLMPNKALTDVIEYVSLDEGLKQADIVTLHMPYIKGQNDKLVSAELLSKMKDGAILVNTSRGQIQDEKAILDAVKSGKLAGAAIDVFNNEKAYLFKTFDKIEDPVIAELLDLWPRVIMSPHIGWYTQEAATNMLEISLDNLKEYVETGDCKNKL; encoded by the coding sequence ATGAACGTTATATTTTTTGGCATTAAAGAAGTAGAATTTCCTATTTTTGAAAAAGTCAAAGAAAAATATAAAGACTTAAAACTTACAGCTGTTACTGAAGTTATTTCTAAAGAACGTATACACTTAGTTGATGGCATGGACTGTGTTGTTGTTAGAGAAAACGATGTTGTAAATCGTGAAATTTTAGAATTGCTTAAAGCAAAAGGAATTAACTACGTGTTCACTAGAACAGCTGGCTTTGACCATATGGACTTAGCTGCTGGCCATGAATTAGGAATTAAAATGGCTCGTGTGCCATCATACTCACCAACAGCTATAGCTGAATTAGCATTTTCATATGCTCATCAATTGTCAAGAAGATCACTTCACTTTGGCTACAAAGCACACAAAAAAGACTTTACAGTAGATGACTTTGGTTTTGCAAAAGAATTAAGATCAAGTACAGTGCTTATTATGGGTACAGGTAAAATTGGTTATGAATCAGCTAAAATGTTTAAGAGCTTTGGTGCCAAAGTATTAGGTTATGACCTTATGCCTAATAAAGCATTAACAGATGTTATTGAATATGTTTCGCTTGATGAAGGACTTAAACAAGCTGATATTGTTACCTTGCATATGCCATATATCAAGGGACAAAATGACAAATTAGTTAGTGCTGAATTGCTAAGCAAAATGAAAGATGGTGCTATCTTAGTTAATACTTCTAGAGGCCAAATTCAAGATGAAAAAGCAATTTTAGATGCGGTTAAGAGTGGCAAACTTGCTGGTGCTGCTATTGATGTTTTCAACAATGAAAAAGCATACTTATTTAAAACTTTTGACAAAATTGAAGACCCTGTTATTGCTGAATTACTAGACCTATGACCACGTGTTATTATGTCTCCACACATTGGTTGATATACACAAGAAGCTGCAACAAATATGCTTGAAATTTCATTAGATAACTTAAAAGAATACGTTGAAACTGGTGATTGCAAGAACAAACTATAA
- the dnaK gene encoding molecular chaperone DnaK, giving the protein MAKEVIIGIDLGTTNSVVSIVDNGSPVVLENLNGKRTTPSVVSFKDGEIIVGDNAKNQIETNPDTVASIKRLMGTSKTVHVNNKDYKPEEISAMILEHLKKYAEEKIGHKVEKAVITVPAYFDNAQREATKIAGKIAGLEVLRIINEPTAAALAFGLDKVKKEQKILVFDLGGGTFDVSILELAEGTFEVLSTAGDNRLGGDDWDNEIVKWLIDLIKKDYKTDVTNNKMAMARLKAAAEKAKIDLSSSQQATIMLPFLVMQQGSEPISVEATLRRSQFEEMTSHLVERCRKPIETALADAKIKISDLDDVILVGGSTRIPAVQQLVESILNKKANRSVNPDEVVAMGAAIQGAVLAGEIDDVLLVDVTPLTLGIETAGGIATPLIPRNTRIPITKSEVFTTFEDNQSEVTIRIVQGERPLASENKLLGQFNLGGIRVAPRGVPQIEVSFKIDANGITTVLAKDKDTNKEQSITIKNSSKLSESEIEEMIKDAEKNREADAKRAEEISTIIQAENLVNSLEKEMNDGNIVIPEEEKAKIADYIKEVKELINNKDVEQLKKKIDELNAAYNMAKSAAASSNKDDSLNNNSSSNNDEETFE; this is encoded by the coding sequence ATGGCAAAAGAAGTAATTATTGGTATTGACTTAGGTACTACAAACTCGGTTGTTTCAATCGTTGATAATGGTTCACCAGTTGTTTTAGAAAACTTAAATGGTAAAAGAACAACTCCATCAGTTGTAAGTTTTAAAGATGGCGAAATAATAGTGGGTGATAATGCAAAAAACCAAATTGAAACAAATCCTGATACTGTAGCATCTATTAAAAGATTAATGGGTACAAGCAAAACTGTACATGTTAATAATAAGGATTATAAACCTGAAGAAATTTCAGCAATGATTCTAGAGCATCTTAAAAAGTATGCTGAAGAAAAAATTGGCCACAAAGTTGAAAAAGCAGTTATTACTGTGCCTGCATATTTTGACAATGCACAGCGTGAAGCTACCAAAATAGCTGGGAAAATAGCTGGATTAGAAGTTTTACGTATTATTAATGAACCTACAGCCGCAGCTTTAGCTTTTGGACTTGACAAAGTTAAAAAAGAACAAAAAATTCTTGTTTTTGACCTTGGTGGCGGAACGTTTGACGTTTCAATTTTAGAATTAGCTGAAGGAACATTTGAAGTTTTATCAACAGCAGGTGATAATAGACTTGGTGGGGATGACTGAGACAATGAAATTGTAAAATGATTAATTGATTTAATCAAAAAAGACTATAAAACAGATGTTACCAACAATAAAATGGCAATGGCTCGTTTAAAAGCGGCAGCTGAAAAAGCAAAAATTGACTTATCTAGTTCACAACAAGCTACAATTATGCTTCCATTTTTAGTTATGCAACAAGGTTCAGAACCTATTAGTGTTGAAGCAACCTTAAGAAGAAGTCAATTTGAAGAAATGACATCGCATTTAGTTGAAAGATGTAGAAAACCTATTGAAACAGCTTTAGCTGATGCTAAAATCAAGATTTCTGATTTAGATGACGTAATTTTAGTTGGGGGTTCAACAAGAATTCCTGCAGTGCAACAATTAGTTGAATCAATTTTAAATAAAAAAGCCAACCGTTCAGTTAATCCTGATGAAGTTGTAGCAATGGGTGCCGCTATTCAAGGTGCTGTTTTAGCTGGCGAAATCGATGATGTTTTATTAGTTGATGTTACACCTTTAACACTAGGAATTGAAACAGCAGGCGGAATTGCTACACCATTAATTCCAAGAAACACGCGTATTCCTATTACTAAGAGTGAAGTGTTTACAACATTTGAAGATAATCAAAGCGAAGTTACAATTAGAATAGTACAAGGTGAAAGGCCACTAGCTAGCGAAAATAAATTACTTGGACAATTTAATCTTGGCGGTATTCGTGTAGCCCCAAGAGGTGTACCACAAATCGAAGTAAGCTTTAAAATAGATGCAAACGGTATTACAACTGTTTTAGCCAAAGACAAAGATACTAACAAAGAGCAATCAATTACTATTAAAAACTCATCTAAATTAAGCGAATCTGAAATTGAAGAAATGATTAAGGATGCAGAAAAAAACCGTGAAGCTGATGCTAAGAGAGCCGAAGAAATAAGCACAATTATTCAAGCTGAAAACTTGGTTAATAGTTTAGAAAAAGAAATGAATGATGGCAATATTGTAATTCCTGAAGAAGAAAAGGCAAAAATTGCTGATTACATTAAAGAAGTCAAAGAATTAATCAACAACAAAGATGTTGAACAACTTAAGAAAAAAATTGATGAGTTAAATGCAGCTTACAATATGGCTAAAAGTGCAGCAGCAAGCTCAAATAAGGACGATTCATTAAACAACAATTCATCATCAAATAATGATGAAGAAACATTCGAATAA